Proteins encoded together in one Synergistaceae bacterium window:
- a CDS encoding aspartate/glutamate racemase family protein, translated as MLTKPAKTLGVLGGMGPAACAEFLRILAKDAPAKNDSQHPKIIMLSDPDTPDRSDGLMGLGPDPEPVIKKNLFKLAEMGADLLAVPCNTAHYFIDRFRYDLPVPLIHIVESTVEAARELSKGNCSWLLATDGTIKSLIYQTYAQENNYFFLKPSREQQNNIQSCIRLVKAGDLFTAVEILRDTINELWRERDVPVTMGCTEIPLAYAVSGLPDDKQVSSLKALSDSCLRVLYEL; from the coding sequence ATGTTGACAAAACCCGCGAAAACTTTAGGAGTACTCGGTGGAATGGGCCCCGCTGCCTGTGCTGAATTTCTTAGAATACTGGCAAAAGACGCTCCCGCAAAAAATGACTCTCAGCACCCTAAAATTATAATGCTCTCTGATCCTGATACACCTGACAGGAGCGACGGACTTATGGGACTCGGCCCTGATCCCGAACCCGTAATCAAGAAAAATTTATTCAAACTCGCTGAAATGGGAGCCGATTTATTGGCCGTGCCTTGTAATACTGCTCATTATTTCATTGACAGATTTAGATATGATTTGCCGGTGCCGCTAATTCATATAGTAGAGTCAACTGTTGAGGCAGCGCGGGAATTAAGCAAGGGCAATTGTTCGTGGCTTCTTGCTACAGACGGGACGATTAAGAGCTTGATTTATCAGACTTATGCGCAGGAAAATAATTATTTCTTTCTCAAGCCCTCACGTGAACAGCAAAATAATATTCAATCTTGTATAAGACTCGTTAAAGCCGGAGATTTATTCACAGCCGTAGAAATTTTGCGGGACACTATTAATGAATTATGGCGCGAACGTGATGTACCTGTTACTATGGGATGTACTGAAATCCCCTTAGCTTATGCTGTGTCAGGACTCCCTGATGATAAACAAGTTTCGAGTCTTAAAGCTCTTAGTGATTCTTGTTTGCGTGTTTTGTATGAGCTCTAA
- a CDS encoding L,D-transpeptidase family protein: MRKVLLAALLVICLVSVSFAEENIYSYSYERWLHSFAATQDATQAVIIVGCPDSQGRGATFGYYEKDSEGWHEILKAHAFIGKNGWSGKKREGDGKTPSGVFTFTKAFGINRDPGCPMGYTRIDDTHYWNGDSNSLLYNQFVSTEDYDNFNTKKSKRLADFNMAYKYALAISHNSLAKPEGGSATFLHCYTKNKFTTGCVAIPESVLIELLKRVEEGCVVIMGEASDIVSY; encoded by the coding sequence ATGCGCAAAGTTTTATTAGCAGCTTTATTAGTAATTTGTCTCGTTTCTGTCTCATTTGCTGAAGAGAATATTTATTCATATTCTTATGAGAGATGGCTTCATTCTTTTGCAGCTACTCAGGACGCAACACAGGCCGTAATTATCGTAGGCTGCCCGGATTCACAAGGACGCGGAGCAACTTTCGGATATTACGAGAAGGATTCAGAGGGCTGGCACGAAATTCTGAAGGCTCATGCTTTTATCGGCAAAAATGGCTGGTCAGGCAAAAAACGTGAAGGCGACGGCAAGACCCCCAGCGGCGTATTCACATTCACAAAGGCATTTGGAATTAATCGCGATCCCGGCTGTCCTATGGGCTACACGAGAATAGACGACACTCATTACTGGAACGGAGATTCTAACTCGTTGCTTTATAATCAGTTCGTATCAACTGAAGACTATGACAATTTCAACACGAAGAAAAGCAAGCGTCTTGCAGACTTCAATATGGCCTATAAATATGCACTCGCTATCAGTCATAACTCCCTCGCAAAACCTGAAGGCGGAAGTGCTACTTTCCTTCACTGCTACACGAAAAATAAATTTACAACAGGCTGTGTAGCTATTCCCGAGTCTGTATTAATTGAATTACTGAAACGCGTAGAAG